The proteins below come from a single Staphylococcus sp. MI 10-1553 genomic window:
- a CDS encoding VOC family protein — protein sequence MNITGHHHISMYTKDLDQNKAFYTKTLGLHLTKETVNQDDHGMVHIFYGDQQNSPGTLLTFFEIPNAGAMRKGTNMIARIGLLVPNEAALDFFEARLQGKATNISRGTYMEQPALYFDDPDTLSYVMMVNGDAVIPNGWQNPVDNDIPAEYQILGLGTIEIHVADAQKTLDYLRDTLGFKDKAQFGEQSVVAIDDKGYYSDLVVIEKDGPNVRPGRGYVHHHALATENDDTLNQLVALHDDLAGKHSGVIDRIWFKSLYYRQNKIMYEFATLAPGF from the coding sequence GTGAACATTACTGGACATCATCATATCTCAATGTACACTAAAGATTTGGATCAAAACAAAGCATTTTATACGAAAACGTTAGGCTTACATTTAACGAAAGAAACGGTCAACCAAGATGATCATGGCATGGTGCACATTTTTTACGGTGACCAACAAAATTCACCAGGCACATTGCTTACATTTTTTGAAATTCCAAATGCGGGTGCGATGCGTAAAGGTACAAACATGATTGCGAGAATTGGGCTACTCGTTCCAAATGAAGCAGCACTTGATTTCTTTGAAGCACGCTTACAAGGAAAAGCGACAAACATTTCAAGAGGCACTTACATGGAACAACCTGCGCTGTATTTTGATGATCCAGATACATTGTCATATGTCATGATGGTGAATGGCGATGCAGTGATTCCAAACGGATGGCAAAATCCAGTCGATAATGACATTCCAGCAGAATATCAAATTTTAGGATTAGGAACGATTGAAATTCACGTTGCAGATGCACAGAAAACATTAGATTATTTACGCGACACATTAGGTTTTAAAGATAAAGCGCAATTTGGTGAGCAGTCAGTCGTTGCGATTGATGATAAAGGTTATTATTCAGACCTCGTAGTCATCGAAAAAGACGGACCTAACGTTCGACCAGGGCGCGGTTATGTTCATCATCACGCACTTGCAACAGAAAATGATGACACATTAAATCAACTCGTTGCACTACATGATGATTTAGCGGGCAAACATTCAGGTGTCATTGATCGTATTTGGTTTAAATCTCTGTACTATCGTCAAAATAAAATTATGTATGAATTTGCAACGTTAGCACCAGGGTTTTAA
- a CDS encoding bile acid:sodium symporter family protein produces MLQRLGQFASKTFLLWMLLASISGFLIPDIFKGFGTFVPYLLGIVMLGMGLTVTVDDFKLILKEPKAVLIGVILQYTIMPLSAYAVVKLFQLPADIAIGVLLVGCCPGGTSSNVISYLAKGNVPLSVTITTISTVLASFMTPFLMFVLAQEWMDVSFIAMFISVVKVVLVPLVLGILIQRFLKPVAHVGEDILPLISVIAISVILGAVVAGSRELIIQTGLLIFLVVVIHNTIGYLLGFWFSYLFKLNYTDQKTVSIEVGMQNSGLAASLATVHFNPLAAVPGAIFSVVHLVTGPILAKYWAGKSK; encoded by the coding sequence ATGTTACAACGATTAGGTCAATTTGCATCTAAAACATTTTTATTATGGATGTTATTGGCAAGTATTTCAGGATTTTTAATTCCGGATATTTTTAAAGGATTCGGAACGTTTGTACCGTATTTATTAGGTATTGTGATGTTAGGGATGGGTTTAACGGTTACAGTTGATGATTTTAAATTAATATTGAAGGAACCGAAAGCCGTCTTAATTGGGGTCATTTTACAATATACGATTATGCCACTTTCTGCATATGCGGTCGTGAAGTTATTTCAATTGCCAGCCGATATTGCGATTGGTGTACTGTTAGTAGGATGTTGTCCAGGAGGTACGTCGAGCAATGTCATTAGTTATTTGGCAAAAGGGAATGTGCCATTATCTGTAACAATTACAACAATTTCAACAGTGCTTGCATCGTTCATGACCCCATTTTTAATGTTTGTATTAGCACAAGAATGGATGGACGTTTCGTTTATCGCGATGTTTATTTCGGTCGTTAAAGTAGTACTCGTTCCATTAGTATTAGGTATTTTGATTCAAAGATTTCTTAAACCTGTGGCACATGTGGGTGAAGACATCTTACCACTTATTTCAGTTATTGCGATTTCGGTTATTTTAGGCGCGGTTGTAGCAGGCAGTCGTGAGCTCATTATTCAAACAGGCTTGCTCATCTTTTTAGTTGTAGTGATACATAATACGATCGGTTATTTATTAGGCTTTTGGTTTTCGTATTTGTTCAAATTAAATTATACGGACCAAAAAACAGTTTCGATTGAAGTCGGTATGCAAAACTCTGGCTTAGCAGCGTCATTAGCGACAGTTCATTTTAATCCTTTAGCTGCAGTACCAGGCGCAATATTTAGTGTGGTTCATTTAGTAACAGGACCGATATTAGCGAAGTACTGGGCAGGAAAATCAAAATAA
- a CDS encoding formate/nitrite transporter family protein, which produces MKDTNIKWDTIFYGRQWVSNIIETIQKKDVLQSFYLRRYLLRAMMAGFIISIITVFVLTVKTTFAPDVAPGLVNMAGAFTFSFALVLILFTNSELLTSNFMYFTVGLYYHLIRPTRVLKIFTLCFIGNMIGAVILFSLLRLSNVMTPDMLQMLDHTVQVKIHDYSFQNILVRAIFANFFINIALVIAMQIDDVLAKMFVMMFGVTIFAFMGYEHVVYNACLFIASAIYQTDAFNALHMTKNIVGAFLGNYIGGGLIIGLFYAYLNDHGQFKAIRKDNQKN; this is translated from the coding sequence ATGAAGGATACTAATATTAAATGGGATACAATTTTTTATGGTCGCCAGTGGGTTTCCAATATTATTGAGACGATTCAAAAGAAAGATGTACTTCAGAGCTTTTATCTAAGGCGTTATTTATTAAGAGCAATGATGGCGGGATTTATTATTAGCATCATTACCGTTTTTGTATTAACAGTTAAAACGACATTTGCGCCTGACGTAGCGCCTGGTCTAGTGAATATGGCGGGTGCATTTACCTTTAGTTTTGCCCTCGTGTTAATTCTGTTCACAAACTCTGAGCTTCTGACGAGTAATTTCATGTATTTTACGGTTGGTTTGTATTATCACTTGATTCGTCCGACGCGTGTACTTAAAATATTCACGTTATGTTTTATTGGGAATATGATTGGTGCTGTCATTTTGTTTAGCTTACTACGATTATCCAACGTCATGACACCGGATATGCTACAAATGCTTGACCATACAGTACAAGTCAAAATTCATGATTATAGTTTTCAAAACATTTTAGTCCGTGCGATTTTCGCAAATTTCTTTATTAACATTGCGTTAGTCATTGCCATGCAAATTGATGATGTGTTGGCCAAAATGTTTGTCATGATGTTCGGCGTGACGATTTTCGCATTTATGGGCTATGAACACGTCGTTTATAATGCTTGTCTGTTTATCGCCAGTGCCATTTATCAAACAGATGCTTTCAACGCATTGCATATGACCAAAAACATTGTCGGGGCTTTTCTAGGCAACTATATCGGTGGCGGACTGATTATCGGACTGTTCTATGCTTATCTTAATGATCACGGTCAATTCAAAGCGATTAGAAAAGACAACCAAAAGAACTAA
- a CDS encoding HAD family hydrolase, whose amino-acid sequence MYRAVIFDFDGTIIDTEQHLYETVNRYLNEAGHDNMSADFYRSNIGGRALGIHQHLLTHLGETLTAQVYQEHYETAGQLPLRPGVLELMQQLHQRHIPMGIASSSTRHHIESLVQKLGIEKYISVIKGREDVETVKPAPDLYLAAVQALNYSPAHCLAIEDSVNGATGAIRAGLDVIVNPNQFTAQSDFSELDLLAKDVDLSQVVAQYFNGVQQ is encoded by the coding sequence ATGTATCGCGCAGTCATTTTTGATTTTGATGGTACGATTATCGATACCGAACAACATTTATATGAAACAGTGAATCGTTATTTGAATGAGGCAGGTCATGACAATATGAGTGCAGACTTTTATCGCTCGAATATTGGCGGACGAGCTTTAGGGATTCACCAACATTTACTCACCCATTTAGGAGAAACGTTAACAGCTCAAGTCTATCAAGAACATTATGAGACAGCTGGACAACTGCCTTTAAGGCCTGGTGTGTTAGAACTCATGCAACAACTGCATCAACGTCATATTCCGATGGGGATCGCTTCTAGTAGTACAAGACATCACATTGAGTCATTAGTTCAGAAGCTAGGTATCGAAAAGTATATTTCAGTGATTAAAGGTCGAGAAGATGTAGAAACAGTAAAACCTGCTCCTGATTTATATTTAGCTGCGGTACAAGCATTAAATTATAGTCCGGCGCATTGTTTAGCGATTGAGGATTCAGTGAATGGTGCGACAGGCGCGATTCGTGCAGGACTCGATGTTATCGTAAACCCAAATCAATTTACGGCTCAAAGTGATTTTTCGGAATTGGATTTACTTGCCAAAGATGTAGATTTGAGTCAAGTCGTCGCACAATATTTTAATGGAGTTCAACAATGA